The Zonotrichia albicollis isolate bZonAlb1 chromosome 6, bZonAlb1.hap1, whole genome shotgun sequence genome window below encodes:
- the NEMF gene encoding ribosome quality control complex subunit NEMF isoform X3, protein MMYLLWPVPNCSALAHLAQVISISELIFGVSAKAAVPLPTLDRLTEIICSAPRGEQLKRVLNPLLPYGATLIEHCLIEAGFSGAVKIDQQLENKENLAKVLSALERAEEYMALTDNFSGKGYVIQKKEKKPSLEPDKPAEDIYTYEEFHPFLFSQHSKCPYLEFDSFNKATDEFYSKLEGQKIDLKALQQEKQALKKLENVRRDHEHRLEALQQAQEADQLKGELIEVNLEVVDRAIQVVRSALANQIDWSEIGAIVKEAQAQGDPVASAIKELKLQTNHITMLLRNPYVLSEEEEEEDDADIEKEETEEPKGKKKKNKTKQLKKPQKNKPLLIDVDLNLSAYANAKKYYDHKRHAAKKTQKTVEAAEKAFKSAEKKTKQTLREVQTVTTIQKARKVYWFEKFLWFISSENYLVIAGRDQQQNELIVKRYLKPGDIYVHADLHGATSCVIKNPSGEPIPPRTLTEAGTMALCYSAAWDARVVTSAWWVSHSQVSKTAPTGEYLTTGSFMIRGKKNFLPPSYLMMGFSFLFKVDESCVWRHREERKVKAQDEELDTVSSSASELVAEDVELLDGGDSSSEEEKAEAEAPPEGEEAPEDVEAPEDVEATAKSSQGEQGGGNTPAPEADSEEEDGDSEEEHPEPQREVKEEEVNYPDTTIDLSHLQPQRSLQKTMPREEEPSLGDSRAQGRRHLSAKERREMKKKKQQNNSENLELSEEKQKEAETETQPVAAPNCPKAAPAPQPIKRGQKSKMKKMKEKYRDQDEEDRELIMKLLGSAGSNREDKGKKGKKGKTKEEAAKKQQQKPKPQRRAAGGGKDSLPAGIVLHEAQEAGLDELQEDKEEQEQEQPGLEESQALLDSLTGQPHPEDILLFAVPICAPYTAMANYKYKVKLTPGTQKKGKAAKIALHNFMQSKEASAREKDLFRSVKDTDLSRNIPGKVKVSAPHLQNMKRK, encoded by the exons ctTATGGGGCCACTCTCATCGAGCACTGCCTTATAGAagctggattttctggagctgTCAAAATAGATCAACAGCTGGAAAATAAAG AAAACCTTGCAAAGGTTCTTTCAGCTCTAGAGAGAGCAGAGGAATACATGGCCCTCACTGACAACTTCAGTGGAAAG ggTTATGTTAtccagaaaaaggagaaaaagccaaGTCTGGAACCAGATAAACCAGCAGAAGATATCTACAC ATATGAGGAATTTCATCCTTTCTTGTTTTCTCAACATTCAAAATGTCCCTACTTGGAATTTGACTCATTCAATAAG GCCACAGATGAGTTCTACTCCAAGCTGGAGGGGCAGAAGATTGACCTGAAGGCCTTGCAGCAG GAAAAACAAGCATTGAAGAAACTTGAAAATGTCCGTAGGGACCACGAGCACAGGCTGGAAGCTCTCCAGCAGGCTCAG GAAGCCGATCAGCTGAAGGGGGAGCTGATTGAGGTGAACCTGGAGGTGGTGGACAGGGCCATCCAGGTGGTGCGCAGCGCCCTGGCCAACCAGATCGACTGGAGCGAGATCGGCGCCATCGTCAAGGAGGCCCAGGCCCAGGGCGACCCCGTGGCCTCGGCAATCAAAGAGTTAAAGCTGCAGACAAACCACATCACCATGCTGCTGAG GAACCCCTATGTGTTAtctgaagaggaagaggaggaggatgatgcTGACATAGAGaaggaagaaacagaagaaccaaaaggaaaaaagaaaaagaataaaaccaaacagTTGAAGAAACCTCAGAAAAACAAACCCTTATTGATTGATGTTGATCTCAATTTGTCTGCCTATGCCAATGCCAAAAA GTACTATGATCACAAAAGACATGCGGCCAAGAAAACTCAGAAGACAGTGGAAGCTGCAGAAAAg GCTTTTAAATCagctgagaagaaaacaaagcaaaccctGAGGGAAGTTCAGACTGTCACCACCATCCAGAAGGCCAGAAAGGTCTATTG GTTTGAGAAGTTCCTGTGGTTCATCAGCTCTGAGAATTACCTGGTGATTGCTGGCAGGGATCAGCAGCAGAACGAGCTGATCGTGAAGCGCTACCTGAAACCAG GGGACATCTACGTGCACGCGGATCTGCACGGAGCCACCAGCTGCGTCATCAAGAACCCCTCAG GGGAGCCCATCCCGCCGCGGACGCTGACGGAGGCGGGGACCATGGCCCTGTGCTACAGCGCCGCCTGGGACGCCCGCGTGGTCACCAGCGCCTGGTGGGTgtcccacagccag gTTTCTAAAACTGCCCCCACAGGAGAATATCTCACTACTGGCAGCTTCATGATCCGAG ggaaaaagaatTTCCTTCCACCTTCCTATCTGATGATGGGCTTCAGCTTCTTGTTTAAG GTGGATGAGAGCTGTGTGTGGAGGCACCGCGAGGAGAGGAAGGTCAAGGCCCAGGATGAGGAGCTGGACACGGtttccagcagtgccagtgagCTGGTGGCTGAGGACGTGGAGCTCTTAG ATGGaggagacagcagcagtgaggaggaaaaagctgaggCTGAGGCACCTCCTGAGGGTGAGGAAGCTCCAGAGGATGTGGAAGCTCCAGAGGATGTGGAAGCCACAGCCAAGAGCAGCCAGGGtgagcagggaggagggaacactcctgctccagaggctgactctgaggaggaggatggagacTCTGAGGAGGAACATCCCGAGCCCCAGCGGGAGGTGAAGGAGGAAGAGGTGAATTATCCAGACACCACCATTGACCTGTCACACCTTCAGCCCCAGAg ATCCCTGCAGAAAACCATGCCCAGAGAGGAGGAGCCCAGCTTG GGtgacagcagggcccagggccgCAGGCATCTCTCTGCCAAGGAGAGGAG ggaaatgaagaaaaagaagcagcagaaCAACTCTGAGAACCTGGAGCTGtctgaggagaagcagaaggaggcagagacagagacccaGCCTGTGGCTGCTCCCAACTGCCCcaaggcagctccagcccctcagcccaTCAAACGGGGCCAGAAG AGTAAAATGAAGAAGATGAAGGAGAAGTACAGGGACCAGGACGAGGAGGACAGGGAGCTCATCATGAAGCTGCTGGGG TCTGCAGGCTCCAACAGGGaggacaaagggaaaaaagggaagaagggcAAGACAAAAGAAGAGGCAGCAAAGAAGCAACAGCAGAAACCCAAACCCCAGCGTCGTGCAGCGGGAGGGGGCAAGGACAGCCTGCCTGCAGGAATTGTGCTGCACGAGGCACAGGAGGCAGGCCTGGATGAGCTGCAGGAGGACAAG gaggagcaggagcaggagcagccaggactGGAG gAGAGCCAGGCCCTGCTGGACTCCCTGACGGGGCAGCCCCACCCCGAGGACATCCTGCTCTTTGCTGTGCCCATCTGTGCTCCCTACACAGCCATGGCCAACTACAA GTACAAAGTCAAGCTCACGCCGGGCACGCAGAAGAAGGGCAAAG CTGCCAAGATTGCCTTGCACAATTTCATGCAGTCCAAAGAGGCCAGTGCCCGAGAGAAGGATCTGTTCCGCAGCGTCAAG GACACAGACCTGTCAAGAAATATTCCTGGGAAGGTGAAAGTGTCTGCACCTCACCTCCAGAACATGAAGAGGAAGTGA
- the KLHDC2 gene encoding kelch domain-containing protein 2, producing the protein MADENEELPADEELPAPAEEGFEQLENDSPAERSGHVAVTDGRCMYVWGGYKNAQVRGFYDFYLPRDEIWIYNMETGRWKKSRTEGDVPPSMSGSCAVCVDRVLYLFGGHHARGNTNKFYMLNARSTDKVLQWVRVECQGVPPSCKDKLGVWVHKNRLIFFGGYGYFPEGKQRGSFEFDETSFWNSGLPRGWNDHVHVLDLETFTWSQPITTGKTPSPRAAHACATLGNRGFVFGGRYRESRMNDFYCLNLDTWEWNEILSQGVCPVGRSWHSLTPISSDHLFLFGGFTTNKQPLSDAWIYCISKNEWVQFEHNYSEKPRLWHTACASEEGEVIIFGGCANNLLAHSKAAHSNEILVFSLQPRSLVRLCLEAVICFKELLASSWHCLPKHLLHSVNQRFGSNNTSGS; encoded by the exons ATGGCCGATGAGAACGAGGAGCTGCCGGCGGACGAGGAGCTGCCGGCGCCGGCCGAGGAGGGCTTTGAGCAGCTGGAGAACGACAGCCCCGCCGAGCGCAGCGGGCACGTGGCCGTCACCGACGGGCGCTGCATGTACGTCTGGGGAGGATACAAG AATGCCCAGGTCCGGGGCTTTTATGACTTCTACCTGCCTAGGGATGAAATCTGGATCTACAACATGGAAACTGGAAGATG GAAGAAGAGCAGGACGGAGGGAGACGTGCCCCCCTCCATGTCGGGCAGCTGTGCCGTGTGTGTGGACAGAGTGCTTTACCTCTTCGGGGGGCACCACGCCCGGGGCAACACCAACAAG TTCTACATGTTGAATGCCAGATCCACGGACAAAGTGCTGCAGTGGGTGAGGGTGGAGTGCCAGGGGGTGCCCCCCTCGTGCAAGGACAAGCTGGGGGTGTGGGTGCACAAGAACAG GCTGATATTTTTTGGAGGCTATGGCTATTTTCCCGAAGGGAAGCAACGAGGATCATTTGAATTTGATGAAACTTCTTTTTGG aattcagGTCTTCCTAGAGGGTGGAACGACCACGTGCATGTTCTGGACCTTGAGACTTTCACTTGGAGCCAGCCCATAACCACG ggcaAGACGCCGTCTCCGCGCGCCGCCCACGCCTGCGCCACGCTGGGGAACCGGGGCTTCGTGTTCGGGGGCCGATACCGG gagTCCAGGATGAACGACTTCTACTGCCTGAACCTGGACACGTGGGAGTGGAACGAAAT ACTCAGCCAAGGCGTCTGCCCCGTGGGCCGCTCGTGGCATTCCTTAACGCCCATCTCCTCGGATCACCTCTTCCTCTTCGGAGGCTTCACCACCAACAAGCAGCCCCTGA GTGATGCCTGGATTTATTGTATCAGCAAGAACGAGTGGGTACAGTTTGAGCACAACTACTCTGAAAAACCAAG GCTGTGGCACACGGCCTGTGCCAGCGAGGAGGGCGAGGTGATCATCTTTGGGGGCTGTGCCAACAACCTGCTGGCCCATTCCAAAGCT GCTCACAGTAATGAAATCCTGGTGTTCTCCCTCCAGCCACGATCTCTTGTAAG gctgtgcctggaggCCGTGATTTGCTTCAAGGAGCTGTTGGCCAGCTCGTGGCACTGCCTGCCCAAGCACCTCCTGCACAGCGTGAACCAGCGCTTCGGCAGCAACAACACCTCGGGCTCCTGA